The stretch of DNA caaagccggagatataagacgtctataacgattgcttttcagaagccaatactggtgacctttatgcgcttcctgaacaaacaaattctggggtcatgtcattccaagctgtCTCTTTTGCCCATAGAAAAAGATtgagaccccatttcacctctcacagcctattgacatctagtggaaggcgtatggagtgcatgtatagtcataaatcTCAAGCAAAACGATAGGGGgggcctggaacagagcctcgatttgagatttttccctttctgacaggaagtttgctgcaaaataagttctgttttactcacagatataattcaaacggttttagaaacttgaaagtgttttctatccaatagtcataataatatgcatattgtacgagcaagaatagagtacgaggccgtttaaattgggcacgattttcccccaaagtgtaaatagcgccctctatcctcaacaggttaagggtAGCTTTAGAGTAGCTTGAcctcttccagtgtgaagtattCGGTAACTTGTTAAACCGTATCGTCAAAGTAGCTTCCCCGACACTGCCAATGGTAAAGGTAGTATATCTGGTCATTCTAACGACAGTAGCTCCACTCACGTATAGTGGGTCTCCTCCCAGCGCTCCTTTGACCAGGATGAAGCAGGGGTACTGTAGCAGCGAAACCACTGAAGACAGAGCCATGGTCATACCATACAGCTTCCCAAAGTGACAGGGAGGAaaactacacagagagagagagagagagagagggaggcaagaGAGATCATTCAATTGATTTGTTATTACAGTACAAAAGCATGACGCTAAGAAGGTGTTGGCGTCTATCCGTGCTCCCCTTATCCTGTTCCATTATGTTTGTTATTGCGAacaactggtgtgtgtgtgtgtgtgtgtgtgtgtgtgtgactcacgcAATAGTGATGAAGGCTGCATGGCCTCCATAGAGGAAGGATCGGTTGAGGACCTGCAGGATGAAGGTGAGATACTGGAGTGGGAGGAAGGGGGTGGAGGCACAGATGGAGAACAGGACACACTGCAGCGCCGTTAGGGTCAGGGAGAGCACCGACGCACGCAGGTCTGCCTCCTTCTCActcactcctacacacacacacacacacacacacacacacacacacacacacacacacacacacacacacacacacacacacacacacacacacacacacacacacacacacacacacacacacacacacacacacacacacacacacacacacaccaaatacaCATACATcaaacatatacagtatgtacacacacaagaaacacatgtacacacaccaaACATacgtacccacacacacaaagacgCAAATCTCTATTCAATTCCCTCTTCTCCATGGCATTTCTACGCCACCTCCGACACTACCACTTCCCTTACCTCCCTCCGAGCAGTAATGCAAAGTCAGAGGCTCTTCAAGCCAAATGTTCCTGcagtaaaatgtaataaaaacatACACAAAATCTGGAGAAATACAAATCTGACGCTGGTACGAGTCTAAAAACGGTCTTAGTGTGTTTGGTttggagtgtgagtgtgtgaggttTCACATGTGTGTTGTAGGCGGGTTGTAGTAGTGTGTATAGGTGAGGTTGGTACCGGGGGGCCTGGGCTTGCCCTTGTGTCGGTCCATGATGAGGCCGTTCCAGGGGGCACACAGCACCCCACACAGCTGGGTCACAGCAAACGCATTGGTGTACGTGCTCACTGCAGGGATAAACAGAGCGGAATAAGGACGTGCTTAAAAAGAGAGAAGGGTAGCACTTTAAAGTAAATGTCTGGGAACATCTACCTTTTTAAAGTTAATATTAAACTCAttcccaaataatgttgttgactcatcctatactcaTATTTGTGGCCAAAACATAAAtttgagaaaaaaacactttaaaaaaaatacctcAAACTATTTTCTCAAACAGACCGTTTCAAAAATGCTTGCTATATCCTAATAGAGGATGATGTCATCCACCTGAAAAGGATGAGCTGGCCATTCAGCAGTCTACTCACATGAATATTTTTAATGACCgctatacgcccacaccattccaacccagaaaagctgctttttaacatacttaataAAAAAAGAATTGGAAGGAAAATAATGACAattattgtaattaattataagTCATATTTCATAGATTTCTGGAGAAAATGGACAGTAACTTTAAAATAAAGGGTAACACTTTAAGTCAACTTTATTAAACATCAATAAGATATTTATAAACGTTTAAGACTGAACTATAATGCCTGTCAATAGACAATTGTGTGCGTACCCAGAGAGGGTTCTCCCTGGGTCAGTCTTTGCAGCATGGGGTTGAGGGTGCCGATGAACAGGTAGTGCCTCAGCTGCATGACGGAAAGCCACACCAGGTGCCAGATGAAAAACTTGGACAGGAAACACTCCCAGAAAGTAGCCactgagaagaggaggaggtagggggTTAGAGAGGTCAAATCAGTTACAAATTCACGTAAGATTATGTAATTGTAGTGAACAAGGTCTGTACGGGCAACTAATCCTGAATATTTGGGACCAGGGAACGAGCAGAGCTGATATCAAGGTAACCTAAATCTACACACCATTCTCTGTGCTCTCCTTGTTAAAAGGCATTTCCTCCGTGACATCATCCCTCTGCATGTTGCCGTTGGCTGCTGCCTGCTCTGGGCTGAAGGTGTTGGTCTGACCACAGCTCTTCATCCTGTCACAGGAAGTAACGGCAGCACTGGTTAGAATCACACAGGGAGGCCAGAAAGACCAGGGGGTGTGCTGGGGGTCTCTAGTATTTTTTGGACCTTCTTCTAAGAGCAACAAATATTCAGCAGACATTTATTCCCTTCTTTCCCTGGGTCTATTTTCTGTCCAGCCGCTGTGCTGTGGAGGGGGTAGGGGATGTGTTCTTACCCGTAGGTGTAGCCTTCAGGGGGGAGGTAGGGGATGTGTGTTCTGGGTAGCAGGAGGAAGGTCCTGACCAGGTGGATGACGCCACACGCAGCCAGGAAGAGGAAAGAGGCACGTAGAGAGATCCCAACCTCAAACAGCAGCTAGGGGGAGACACGGGGGATGGAATCCCCATCATCACCTTAATTAACTCATGGACAGCTACCAACTGATAGTCTGTGGGCGGGTGTGTTTAACAATGTTACCTTGATGATAAGGAAGAGGGCGGAGGAGGAGTCGAAGGCACCATTGTAAAGGGTGATGACGGTGGAGCGAGTGGAACCAAACAGGttgcctatctacagggggtcaCAGAGAGGGGAAACATAACTCGCAGGGCCTATCTGTCTGAGTGTCTCATGTTTCTCATCAATACACACCACAGACTGACAAACCCCCAGGTCAAACGGAAGCAAATGTATGGCCCAAGGCAAGGTTGTCTATGGTTACATCAAGGGTATGTTCTCAGTCACGGTCCTCTTTGTTTACTGAGAGAACCCTGAGGACTGCTGTGTACATGACTGGTGTTTACTCAGGAGGTCATAAATATGAGAGGACGGACCTGCATGTTGGTGACCAGTAACAAGAGGCCTCCCACAGCGATGAAGGACAGCGccgggaagaggagagaggacagagctgagagagaaaaaacaacagaCATCCCTCTTGAGATCTTGCGAATTGCTGATGAAAGTGTAACGAtcttgtaaaaaatgtatcaaactCCATGGTGTTCGAGTAAGCTGTGCCATCAAACCTGTTTTTCTCAAATAGTATTACACTATAGAAAAGTCAAGGATTTTACCTGAACTTGAAAAGGCCACGAACAAGGCACCAGTGGTGTACAGTGATCTGGAGAATAAGAATAAGTGACCACAACCATCATGTGAATTCAACCAGGTGTGCGCTCGAACccacactcacacccacacacacaccaccctgccCAACTTCATTCTTAGTTACTACACAACTTCTCcatttatttcacattccctctttctgtctctgcttGGCACGTCCACTCTCCATCCATTCCTAACCTCTGGCACTCGTTCTCTGGCTGTCACATAGACACCATCCCCTGGCTCTGCCTTGCACCGTCTCTTGGATAACTAAGCACCGAGTCCGATCTACTCAAACAAGAAACTAGAAGCCCAGACAACTCACACCCCCGCCCCACCACTTTCCCTTGGGCTCTCTTTTCAGTCACTATATCTCTCATGTCCTTctgcctactctctctctctctctctctctctctctctttcactaacacaaacacacacacacactgtgccttTCCCTTGCTCTTCCCAGAGCTCACTCCACATAATGCGAACAGACATGGGAACCCCTCCAAGGGAAATAACAGGATGTGACAGCCAGAGAATGAGTGACTTAGCACTGGAGAGTACACACACATGCTTTATACCGTCACTTAGATACCAAAACCAGGGAGAACGATAGACAGGGACGGAGAGAAACTGTTGGAGAGAGtggtaaagagagagacagacagagggctcTCTGTTATGGCTAAGGCAATAACAGCTGATGTGGTGCTTCATAGATCTGTGTCTTTCTTTGACGGTCTCTGTCCAACAGCCATGAAATCAGTCACATTAGGTAGCACAGACTAGACGCAAAGAAATCTCAACTTCCATGAGATTAGGCACTAACTAAAGCCTCATTAACTTTTGAACAGATTCGTTAACATTTAACAAGACTTTATAGTATACTGTCTTCACGTAAGGCCAAATCCTTGCGGGCAACTCAAGGCTGAGCGCAAATTAGTGGTTGAGATCAATGGAAGATTTGCGTGAAAGGTCAGGTTACAGCCTCAAGTTAGATAAGACAAGACTCGTGTAGCTGTATTCAGTACCGTGTTTTAGTGACAACACTGCATTTGACTGTTTTACATTCTCTCTGTCAGTTGTCTCTTGCCAGATTGTTATCGTTACTACAATTGACATCTAACTATCAATCATGGTTGAATATAGGTTATGAACCCTGTGCAGCTTAGTGAGGCTTTATAATATGTTTATACAAAAAAAGACTTACATTCCCAGCAGCCTGGCTGCCATGGTGCCGAAACGGTCGAACAGGAAGCCATTGGGCAGCAGTAGAAAGTTGAGCATGAAGGAAGCGATGGTGAAGATGAGTGAGAACtgttcatcctgaccactgcagtctgaaacacacgtgcacacacacaggcagtcagagagctgtcagtatggacaggtgtgtgtgtgtgcatgagataTGTATTTGTATTGTACGCTCTACTGTGAATTTCTCCCCAAAAATGCTACATTTGAGAATGTGCTCCAAACCGGACGGTGAGGCGTCTCAGTCACTGACCTAGGAATTGCATTCCATTGACCCCGGGGATGTTGACACACAGGTAGCTGAAGTAGCCTTCTGTCTTCAGGACGAACACCAGGGAGGCCCAGCCGAACACGGCCCCAGCAAAACAAAGGCACTCCAGCAGCCCTGTGACCAGGGTCAGCCACCTCCGCAGCCCTGCCCCTCCCTCACACCCGAGCATGGTCTcgtcccgcacacacacacacacacaaacacacagcgccCGCAATTTCACCCTTTCTCTTTTTAAGCTTCCATGGTGGTCACTTCACTGAAGAGAGAAAACAAGAAAAAGAGAAaatcagtactgaaaaaaaactaaattgaaggtaaaaaataaatgatCCTCTCTCCTCTGAAAGTGCTTTCAAATGTCAATGACTCTCTTGAATGCCCTTTTTGAATAGCATATAGCCTAAATAATGCTTTCCTGTGTCATTGTGACGCCTGGCCATTGCATTTTGCTGCAGTCGTATTGAATGCAAACATAGTAATATTCCAACATTGTCAAAGAAACCAGACACATAAAAAAAGAGACAACTGCCCCACTGCAACATTCATTATTtcatttatgtggaaaaatgaaCCCACCCTACATTACTCACGGTTCAGAACAATTCCCCCAGCCACTCATGTCAacaactccttctctctcttgtcttAACTCTCTTTTTCATACTTTATATAAGCCTTCCTTCCACCCAGTCTCCCCTCCCTTCAGTtcaacccctcctctcccatATCTGTATCAAGGGCACTAGTCTTTGACATCcatgttctctgtctctcactcattCAATCCCTACCAGTAAAGTCAAAGGAGGAAGGGCTGGACAACTACAAATGGGCAAATAAACGATGAATAACAACCACAAGATCTCATAAAATCATAATCAAGTTTTTACACCTCGGATCACAAGATCTCATTGCCAGAACACAGAGCAACTTCCTCAAATCCGTGACCGCACACGTCAAAGGCTGGCATCacccagagagagatagagagacagggagagagtgtaTGATACTTCTTTTTTTTACGTCACATTAGCACTCGCATAAAGAAACAGTTTTGAAACATATACTACCGAGTCAGAGAAATCACACATTCACATAATAATCCGATCCATGACTTTTCATGTGTGATCGGATTTGTCTTATGCATAAATGCCAGGTATGTATTGGGACttgaaaaatatatacagtaccagtcaaaggtttggagaatgccaagagtgtgcaaagctgtcatcaagtcaaagggtggctaatttgaagaatctcaaatataaaatat from Salvelinus fontinalis isolate EN_2023a chromosome 29, ASM2944872v1, whole genome shotgun sequence encodes:
- the LOC129827881 gene encoding equilibrative nucleobase transporter 1-like, which gives rise to MLGCEGGAGLRRWLTLVTGLLECLCFAGAVFGWASLVFVLKTEGYFSYLCVNIPGVNGMQFLDCSGQDEQFSLIFTIASFMLNFLLLPNGFLFDRFGTMAARLLGISLYTTGALFVAFSSSALSSLLFPALSFIAVGGLLLLVTNMQIGNLFGSTRSTVITLYNGAFDSSSALFLIIKLLFEVGISLRASFLFLAACGVIHLVRTFLLLPRTHIPYLPPEGYTYGMKSCGQTNTFSPEQAAANGNMQRDDVTEEMPFNKESTENVATFWECFLSKFFIWHLVWLSVMQLRHYLFIGTLNPMLQRLTQGEPSLVSTYTNAFAVTQLCGVLCAPWNGLIMDRHKGKPRPPGVSEKEADLRASVLSLTLTALQCVLFSICASTPFLPLQYLTFILQVLNRSFLYGGHAAFITIAFPPCHFGKLYGMTMALSSVVSLLQYPCFILVKGALGGDPLYVNIALTLLSLLAFIHPVCVFLHCRGLAARRGKPKDSPPS